CGTTATCTGAATGTACCGTTCCGTTGTGCACACCAATATCCGCGCACGCCGCTTATTATTTATCATGTGAGCCGCTTAATTACGGCCTTTTATCCGGCCCATTTAAAGTCGATTAAGGAAAAATTAATAAACGACACAATTCAGCTTTTAAAAGAAACTGAAAATCCAATGGACAGGGTTATTCTTTCAACATCTTTGCTCCGTTTTGGAATAAAAACAGAACGGATCGCTGTTGAAAATTATACCATAAAAGATTTTGGGAATTTCTATTTTTTCATTGCGGGATTAATGACTGCCTACGAAAATAAATTACTTTATAGAATTTCCAGTAGTAAACTTTTTCATATGCACTGGCTTTGCGAAGCGCATAATTGGACGCTTCTGGCAGAATACGAAACCTTATGGAACAAATAATTGACTCGACAATTCTTCTGCGTGTCAGGGAAATTATTGTTGAAAGTTATGATATCAAAACCTTTGTTTTTGAACAACTGGATGGAGGAAAACTGAATTATAAAGCAGGACAGTTTCTTACTTTTCTAATTAATATGCATGGACATGAGATCAGGAGATCGTATTCCATGAGTTCTGCGCCTGAAACGGATGAATTTCCATCTATTACTGTAAAGAGAATATCCAATGGTGAAATTTCCCGTTTCTGGATCGATTTTGTGCATGAAGGAGATATTTTCACAGTTTTGCAACCAACGGGTCGTTTTACTTTGGAGCCTTCTGATGGCATGCCCAGAGATATAATTCTGATCGGTGCCGGAAGTGGGATTACACCCTTGTTTTCTATTTTGAAGCAAACCCTGACAACTGATCCATTAAGTCAGGTTACGCTTCTTTATGCGAACAGAAATGAGAAGAGTACTTTATTTCTGGAAAAAATAGAAGCCTGGAAAATACGCTTTCCTGAGCGTTTACACGTGATTCATATCCATAGCAATCCTTCTGATCATTGGAATGGCGTAAGGGGCAGAATTAATAACACCAGGCTCGAACAAATGATAAAAATGGCAATGTTCTACAAGCCGGAAAGAGCAAGGTTTTTTATTTGCGGTCCTTTTGAGCTGATGCGTTCGGTTGAGATCACTTTGCATTATCTGGGTTTTGGAAAAGATCAGATCCGGAGAGAAAACTTTGTAGTTCGCAATCCGCCTACTGCTCCAAAAGAAAGTAAAGCTTACGATATCAAACTGATTTTTAAGAAAGAAGAATACGATTTGCACGTTCCGGCAGATAAATCAATTCTTCAGGCAGCGTTAGATTCCGGTATCCATTTGCCTTATAGCTGCAAAGGTGGTGTCTGTGCAAGTTGTGCCGGAGTTTGTAAAAGCGGTTCGGTGCATATGACCATAAATGATGTTTTGACCGACCATGATTTAAAGCAAGGCTGGGTATTAACGTGCACTGGTTATCCGCAAAGCGGTGATGTATTAATTGAAATAAAGTAATATAACAGAAGCAAAAAGCGTGCAGAAATTAATCTGCACGCCGGGTTAAAGAGTCTAGAACTAGTGGGTAACTTTATAAGGGTTTAGGAATAATACGATGTAAATGAAAATTAATAAGAAAAACAGCAGTGACAGTTTTAATCAAACAAATTTTCTTCTTTCATTTTTATTTAATGCAAAATTAATTGTAATCTGTTACCATGCAAGTATTTTTGTATAAAAGTGCACGAACACACAGCAATTTTAATATCATGTGCTCGTGCACACTAGTTGTTAAAACAATTACTGTTAGATTTGTAAATCTAGTGCACAAAATTCGAAAATCAAGGAAATTTTAAATATTGTATTGAAATTTTATTGTTTTTAATTTTATTGACCACTTACTAAGTTTTTTGATAAAGGATAGTTAATTGTACTATTTTTATATACACCATACGGGAAGAATTCCCATTCGTTATTTACCAGGAGAAAGTGAAAAAGAAAATTGTAAGAATAAAA
The nucleotide sequence above comes from Dyadobacter subterraneus. Encoded proteins:
- a CDS encoding 2Fe-2S iron-sulfur cluster-binding protein — encoded protein: MEQIIDSTILLRVREIIVESYDIKTFVFEQLDGGKLNYKAGQFLTFLINMHGHEIRRSYSMSSAPETDEFPSITVKRISNGEISRFWIDFVHEGDIFTVLQPTGRFTLEPSDGMPRDIILIGAGSGITPLFSILKQTLTTDPLSQVTLLYANRNEKSTLFLEKIEAWKIRFPERLHVIHIHSNPSDHWNGVRGRINNTRLEQMIKMAMFYKPERARFFICGPFELMRSVEITLHYLGFGKDQIRRENFVVRNPPTAPKESKAYDIKLIFKKEEYDLHVPADKSILQAALDSGIHLPYSCKGGVCASCAGVCKSGSVHMTINDVLTDHDLKQGWVLTCTGYPQSGDVLIEIK